A section of the Leishmania panamensis strain MHOM/PA/94/PSC-1 chromosome 3 sequence genome encodes:
- a CDS encoding hypothetical protein (TriTrypDB/GeneDB-style sysID: LpmP.03.0670) — MTSRMGVLARCSTALWRRSFGYGSRESVGVPVKSPPVSTSLPRFTTTFIPSSPNATEHPLSQPLHTSRRHYGTGSGSGAASGSGGGLSLIDLAKVFQQLSSDDARDIQQNQGDHSGGSDTAAPTTTTAVAAAADASLSSAQQEIDYSGSDAVPRDKSEPALHRPLISFSPLYATRLTTLTEAQFCTELENRLGKLDYSSMMQCLHEVVRRLSPLLDSAAAGDDSDEYRAKRQRRKVSEWAAEAEGDVTSAARSLMPNQRLLTAVLSVLNRMDLYVMETETKGSPRSISATAPPCTDLSPPQKPQPQPQPHRDRLSLPAAPLSVRLSRLLLQWLSREVSCMDTTTSLQVLHLLAQQRLVHMEAVLQTLVDSIVVHLERCGSTAATVTPSESTTARAFTLEEYSLLFDTMARFQAQLLRLSYLRQSTEQAHHLANPSAAEPGDGMSVGAGGTNATAAGAALITGHTADPCLASAAAAVRRRALDRSNHPVANGRLFHHLAEALSLTLTSGQQGRLSASMTGATADAIGPAKTSARLLKINTTSFLFLTRALSKLQWWHDGLAAALAAPLTGYVRAHPESALVVVGLVGRRENRSGDVALLEALQDSLATLLLRRRGALKAPTEVAQALRQGRVTRLNGDADVKGGASGLVSWGTQHGSVGAVGESPHRLAEAAMRGVKRADSPTRTGINAASENKSWEWGEEEEEGEEADMRLFSSITFSTTPEAHRRSRKRFAASASPPGKAASDSAASLTLIDLHALPGTVEALCRFHVRTIAAVPPPSAAGAAAAATAGDDVRARLVHGMRELLSLVLDDAVRGITSIDDVARTLAPAFLSRVLLALLGATAQLQQAWGAGGSGASVIGGRGGEHASTATAQYPHHPLVIELAYAWMMQVMRKRCPPRPPPASQIDEHTAAATRYHRVAALTYWRRAIAVHEALVRAGLLCRTRPYAVCASNPAGTLRGRYYMPDDVLHAAPRVHAAVQRTKMRIEAERQREAAERAKAAEQQQQQAAASRYASAMIRGSAQRQRSSVASPSSLSFHHQRRHPTAAQPARTTDVFADYTKALSRLL; from the coding sequence ATGACGTCCCGCATGGGTGTTttggcgcgctgcagcaccgcattgTGGCGAAGAAGCTTCGGCTACGGCTCTCGCGAGAGCGTCGGCGTGCCAGTCAAGTCACCGCCCGTGTCAACATCACTGCCACggttcaccaccaccttcataCCTTCCTCGCCGAACGCAACGGAGCATCCACTCTCCCAACCGCTTCACACGTCGCGCCGCCACTACGGCACTGGTAGTGGTAGTGGTgctgccagcggcagcggcggtggtctgTCCTTGATCGATCTCGCCAAGGTGTTCCAGCAGCTGAGCTCAGACGATGCAAGGGATATTCAGCAGAATCAAGGCGATcacagtggcggcagcgacacagcTGCCccgacgacaacgacagcagtagcagcggctgcggatGCGTCCCTCTCCAGCGCACAACAGGAGATCGATTACAGCGGTAGCGACGCCGTGCCGCGAGACAAGTCTGAACCAGCGTTGCATCGGCCGCTGAtcagcttctctcctctctacgCGACGCGACTCACCACCCTTACAGAGGCGCAGTTCTGCACGGAACTCGAGAACCGGCTGGGCAAGTTGGACTACAGCAGCATGATGCAGTGCCTTCATGAGGTGGTGCGCCGGTTATCTCCTCTTCTCgactccgccgctgctggcgacgacagcgatgaaTACCGCGCGAAGAGGCAGCGACGCaaggtgagtgagtgggCAGCGGAGGCCGAGGGCGACGTCACGTCAGCAGCACGCTCACTCATGCCGAATCAGCGACTTCTCACCGCAGTGCTGAGCGTGCTTAATCGGATGGATTTGTATGTCATGGAAACCGAGACGAAAGGCTCGCCGCGGAGCATATCTGCCACCGCACCACCCTGCACGGACCTCAGTCCGCCCCagaagccgcagccgcagccgcagccgcatcgTGACCGCCTTTCGTtacctgcagcaccgctctctgtgcgcctctctcgcctgctACTGCAGTGGCTCTCGCGCGAGGTGTCATGCATGGACACTacgacgtcgctgcaggttcttcacctcctcgctcagcAGAGGCTGGTGCACATGGAGGCGGTACTGCAAACGCTCGTGGACTCCATCGTCGTGCACTTGGAACGGTGCGGCTCCACGGCGGCCACAGTGACACCGTCCGAGTCCACCACCGCCCGGGCTTTTACGCTGGAGGAGTACAGCCTTCTCTTCGACACTATGGCGCGCTTCCAGGCGCAGCTCTTGCGCCTCTCGTACCTGCGCCAGTCCACCGAGCAAGCACACCACCTCGCCAACCCCTCCGCTGCCGAACCGGGTGATGGCATGAgtgtcggcgctggtggtacgaatgccaccgccgctggcgctgccctCATCACCGGTCACACGGCAGATCCGTGCTTGGCgtccgctgcggcagctgtgcggCGTCGCGCGCTCGACCGCAGCAACCACCCCGTGGCGAACGGCCGTCTGTTCCACCAcctggcggaggcgctgtcgctgacTCTTACGAGTGGCCAACAAGGGCGACTCTCTGCGTCGATGACAGGCGCCACGGCCGACGCGATTGGACCGGCAAAGACGTCGGCGCGCCTGCTGAAGATAAACACCACCAGCTTCCTCTTCCTGACTCGGGCACTGAGCAagctgcagtggtggcacgatggcctcgctgccgcgctcgcggcgccgctgacgggGTACGTCCGCGCCCACCCCGAGTCTGCCCTCGTCGTGGTGGGGCTGGTTGGCCGGCGCGAGaaccgcagcggcgatgtGGCCTTGCTGGAGGCACTACAAGATAGCCTGGCcacgctgttgctgcgtcGTCGCGGCGCGTTGAAGGCACCTACCGAAGTGGCTCAGGCACTGCGACAGGGCCGAGTAACACGGCTGaacggcgacgccgacgtGAAGGGTGGCGCAAGCGGTCTCGTTTCGTGGGGGACCCAGCATGGCAGCGTCGGTGCTGTGGGCGAGTCGCCGCATCGCCTCGCTGAGGCAGCCATGAGGGGTGTGAAGCGGGCCGACTCTCCGACGAGGACAGGCATCAACGCCGCCAGCGAGAACAAGTCGtgggagtggggagaggaggaggaggagggagaggaagctGATATGCGCCTGTTCTCCTCCATTACGTTCTCCACCACCCCTGAGGCCCATCGCCGATCGCGTAAGCgcttcgccgcctccgcgtcaCCACCGGGGAAGGCCGCCTCTGActcggcggcgtcgctcaCCCTCATTGACCTACACGCCCTCCCCGGCACCGTAGAGGCGCTCTGTCGCTTTCACGTGCGCACGATTGCCGCAGTGCCGCCCCCAAGTGCGGctggtgccgcagcggcagcgaccgCCGGAGACGACGTGCGTGCTCGGCTTGTGCACGGGATGCGGGAGTTGCTCAGTTTAGTgctcgacgacgccgtgcGGGGCATCACCTCCATCGACGACGTCGCGCGCACCCTCGCGCCGGCATTTCTATCGCGCGttctgctggcgctgctgggggcaaccgcgcagctgcagcaggcgtggGGCGCTGGTGGGTCCGGTGCGTCGGTAAtaggcggccgcggcggcgaacACGCAAGCACGGCCACGGCCCAATacccccaccacccactCGTCATTGAGCTGGCGTACGCCTGGATGATGCAGGTGATGCGGAAACGCTgcccgccacggccgcctcCCGCCTCCCAGATCGACGAGCatacggcagcagcgacgcgatACCACCGAGTTGCGGCCTTGACCTACTGGCgacgcgccatcgccgtgcATGAGGCGCTTGTGAGAGCTGGGCTACTGTGCCGCACTCGCCCGTATGCGGTGTGCGCAAGCAACCCCGCCGGGACTCTCAGAGGTAGGTACTACATGCCAGACGACGTTCTGCATGCCGCGCCGCGGGTCCACGCAGCCGTACAGCGCACCAAGATGCGGATCGAGGCGGAGCGTCAGCGGGAGGCGGCTGAGAGGGCGAAAGCGgcagaacagcagcagcagcaagcggcAGCATCGCGATACGCATCAGCCATGATTCGGGGctctgcgcagcggcagcgctcctcCGTGgcgtccccctcctcactctcgTTTCATCATCAGCGTCGTCACCCAACAGCTGCGCAACCAGCGCGGACGACTGATGTCTTTGCCGACTACACCAAagccctctctcgcttgctctGA
- a CDS encoding hypothetical protein (TriTrypDB/GeneDB-style sysID: LpmP.03.0680): MTHKGDDDDATTTVSTTGVVMLSCACRASPVTLLPTSPLLFFSRSLPPSLCRHHTWRTHAVWHATHAPLLTTKRPDSTPPSPLRSSLSLLRKAQRDDMAAPVSSAAPPSVVQLPVLASTGAKRRSRAAAMSGPKPAIKPAAVSPSSSSSPPLHVFADLPDQLLCSPDNSVWVYGQQALSFFSEAAAQATLERKVQCMMREAQRHYTISCAFFNSLTSEEQMAEVLRVSGGGGLLPLPPAMSAAAMVTGTPAKRDHGRSGDGSTPVKCCRQRLAGVHRALRDAWPTWGEPDMNGVASSLVSREVGDADDDGSWQNCYSPGLRVNLVLDIVASRKTLGTAPLRSRPYRLAEHLYRLIMQPATTQPRTRSPMLPSNDVPYTTPTTARATPSTTNGAKATTIAAARARSDIAPHVRSLIIGISDAATTLVGLHVVCPYRHLPSPTPTLTRLRRAVEAAADQQRARALSTTATTTTSGLDTHGQGASAAVIAEPAASAPLCCVVASQLARHRRVDALLPAPYVRVPPQSLELIDQTRLILCTPRKLLDGC, from the coding sequence ATGACGCACaagggcgacgacgacgacgctaCAACCACCGTCAGCACAACGGGTGTTGTGATGCtgtcgtgtgcgtgccgcGCCTCGCCCGTtactctcctccccacctctcccctccttttcttctcccgtTCGCTGCCTCCTTCGCTTTGCCGCCATCACACGTGGAGAACTCACGCAGTTTGGCACGCCAcacacgcccccctcctcacaaCGAAGCGCCCTGactccacccctccctctcccctccgcagctctctctctctccttaggaaagcacagagagacgacaTGGCCGCTCCGGTATCCTCTGCGGCGCCACCTTCAGTGGTGCAGCTACCAGTGCTTGCCAGTACGGGTGCCAAGCGTCGATCACGTGCCGCCGCGATGTCGGGGCCCAAGCCGGCCATCAAGCCGGCCGCCGTGTCCCCATCGTCGTCAtcttccccaccccttcaCGTCTTCGCTGACCTCCCTGACCAGCTGCTCTGCTCCCCGGACAattctgtgtgggtgtacggGCAGCaggccctctccttcttctccgaggccgcggcgcaggcaaCGCTGGAGAGGAAGGTGCAATGTATGATgcgagaggcgcagcggcactacaccatcagctgcgccttcttcaACTCGCTGACGAGCGAAGAGCAGATGGCAGAGGTCCTACGCgtgagcggtggtggcgggctGCTCCCACTGCCCCCGGCCATGTCCGCTGCGGCGATGGTGACTGGAACACCCGCCAAGCGCGACCACGGAAGGAGTGGGGACGGATCTACGCCAGTGAAGTGCTGCCGGCAACGTCTGGCCGGTGTACACCGCGCGTTGCGAGACGCGTGGCCGACGTGGGGCGAGCCTGACATGAACGGCGTCGCCAGCAGCCTTGTCTCACGCGAGGTGGGGGACGCCGATGATGATGGGTCGTGGCAGAACTGCTACTCGCCCGGACTCCGAGTGAACCTCGTCCTCGATATAGTTGCATCTCGCAAAACTCTCGGCACTGCGCCCCTGCGCAGCCGGCCCTACCGCCTCGCAGAGCACCTGTATCGTCTCATCATGCAGCCTGCGACCACGCAGCCAAGAACACGTTCTCCAATGTTGCCCAGCAACGATGTACCCTATACGACTCCTACTACTGCTCGAGCCACACCCTCGACTACCAACGGGGCCAAGGCCACAAcgatagcagcagcacgagcgcgCAGCGACATTGCGCCGCACGTGCGCTCGCTCATCATCGGCATCAGCGACGCGGCCACAACTCTTGTCGGGCTTCACGTTGTGTGTCCGTATCGCCACCTGCCGTCCCCGACGCCAACGCTCACGCGACTTCGTcgcgcggtggaggcggcagcggatcAGCAACGAGCCCGTGCCCTCTCcactaccgccaccaccaccacaagtGGTCTCGATACACACGGGCAGGGAGCATCAGCAGCCGTGATAGCGGagcccgccgcctccgccccgCTTTGCTGCGTAGTTGCCAGCCAACtggcgcgccaccgccgcgtcgaTGCGTTGCTTCCGGCGCCGTACGTACGAGTGCCGCCGCAGTCTCTGGAGCTGATCGATCAGACTCGGCTTATTCTCTGCACACCGAGAAAGTTGCTAGACGGCTGCTGA